One window of Arvicola amphibius chromosome 6, mArvAmp1.2, whole genome shotgun sequence genomic DNA carries:
- the Tmem275 gene encoding transmembrane protein 275 has protein sequence MPQAKKKSTAPLTSAPPGRAQGRLHGLPSPALCCACGLCLLLAGLNVTLVGAFAVSLPGHNAPLVVGPALLVLALGFFAACCMCSRRGPVSRARSSATASQGGGRAGTVALEMESSERTAQDTTAVQFSPAASAASSGHSSPGPGLFALDPPAPATLAGYLPRTEGTQLNFPRELAAS, from the coding sequence atgcctcaagcaaagaagaaaagtacAGCGCCCCTGACCTCAGCGCCCCCGGGCCGTGCCCAAGGCCGACTACACGGCCTGCCGTCGCCCGCGCTGTGCTGCGCCTGTGGCTTGTGCTTGCTGCTGGCGGGCCTGAACGTGACCCTGGTGGGAGCTTTCGCCGTCTCCCTGCCCGGGCACAACGCACCACTGGTGGTGGGACCGGCGCTACTTGTGCTGGCGCTCGGCTTCTTCGCTGCTTGCTGCATGTGCAGCCGCCGGGGGCCCGTGTCCCGCGCTCGCTCCTCAGCCACCGCCAGCCAGGGCGGCGGGCGCGCAGGGACCGTGGCACTGGAGATGGAGAGCAGCGAGCGCACAGCCCAAGACACGACCGCAGTACAGTTTAGTCCTGCCGCCTCGGCAGCATCCTCTGGCCACTCCAGCCCCGGGCCCGGTCTCTTTGCCCTGGACCCTCCTGCGCCAGCAACCTTGGCAGGCTACTTACCGCGCACCGAAGGGACCCAGCTCAACTTCCCTAGGGAACTGGCTGCCTCCTAG
- the Kncn gene encoding kinocilin, which translates to MDIPISTRDFHCLQLACVALGLVAGSIIIGVSVSKAAAAVGGIFLGAAGLGLLIFAYPFLKARFNLDHILPALGNLRIHPNSGPDHGEGRSSNSSNKEGARSGLSTVTRTLEKLKPGGRGTEES; encoded by the exons ATGGACATCCCCATCAGCACCAGAGACTTCCACTGCCTGCAGCTGGCCTGTGTGGCCCTTGGCCTGGTGGCCGGCAGCATTATCATTGGCGTCTCCGTGTccaaggctgctgctgctgtgggtggTATCTTTCTGGGCGCCGCTGGGCTTG GGCTCCTCATCTTCGCCTACCCCTTCCTGAAAGCTCGGTTCAACCTGGACCACATCCTACCTGCGCTAG GAAATCTGAGAATCCACCCTAACTCAGGACCAGATCATGGGGAGGGGAGGTCTAGCAACAGCAGCAATAAGGAAG GAGCCCGCAGCGGCCTGTCCACTGTGACCAGGACCCTGGAGAAGCTGAAGCCTGGAGGCCGGGGAACTGAGGAGAGCTGA